Proteins encoded in a region of the Labrus bergylta chromosome 9, fLabBer1.1, whole genome shotgun sequence genome:
- the LOC109996470 gene encoding gap junction alpha-3 protein has translation MGDWNLLGKLLEKAQEHSTVVGKVWLTVLFIFRILILSAATEKVWGDELSGFTCDTKQPGCENVCYDITFPISHVRFWVLQIIFVSTPTLIYLGHILHLVRMEEKHEGKQKEKELAHNSDKQALIVDAKHKKALVRDDRGRVRLQGELLRTYVFNVIFKTLFEVGFIVAQYLLYGFELKPMYTCDRPPCPNVVNCYISRPTEKTIFIIFMLGVASVSLLLNLIEIYHLGFTKCRQGFTFRRRHQAAKSLRKQPSETSVPFAPSYDEYIHHQVQPAYPPVPSYDLSPLHDGTDSSFHPYHSKAAYKQNKDNLEVERSSSKPEECDLKGKKGAGSAPGSPTQARPGRSAKHSNNKTRIDDLKI, from the coding sequence ATGGGGGACTGGAACCTGCTGGGAAAGCTTCTGGAGAAAGCCCAGGAGCACTCCACTGTGGTGGGCAAGGTGTGGCTCACCGTCCTCTTCATCTTCCGCATCCTGATCCTGAGCGCAGCCACAGAGAAGGTGTGGGGTGACGAGCTGTCTGGCTTCACCTGCGACACAAAACAGCCTGGTTGTGAGAACGTGTGCTATGACATCACGTTCCCCATCTCTCACGTCCGCTTTTGGGTGCTGCAGATCATCTTTGTGTCCACGCCGACGCTGATCTACCTGGGACACATTCTTCACCTGGTGCGGATGGAGGAGAAGCATGAAGGCAAACAGAAGGAGAAGGAACTTGCACATAATTCAGACAAGCAGGCCCTCATTGTGGATGCCAAGCACAAAAAGGCTCTGGTAAGGGATGACAGAGGCCGAGTACGCCTGCAGGGGGAGCTCTTGCGCACATATGTCTTTAATGTGATCTTTAAAACCCTGTTTGAAGTGGGATTCATTGTGGCTCAGTACCTCTTGTACGGCTTTGAGCTTAAGCCCATGTACACATGCGACAGACCGCCCTGCCCAAATGTGGTAAACTGCTACATATCCCGACCCACAGAGAaaaccatcttcatcatcttcatgcTGGGAGTGGCTagtgtttctcttttattaAACCTCATAGAGATCTACCACCTGGGCTTTACAAAGTGCCGCCAGGGCTTCACCTTCAGGAGACGTCACCAGGCTGCTAAAAGTCTCCGGAAGCAGCCCAGTGAGACCTCTGTGCCTTTTGCGCCCAGTTATGACGAATACATCCACCACCAAGTCCAGCCGGCTTATCCACCTGTCCCCAGCTACGACCTCTCCCCTCTGCATGATGGCACAGACTCGTCCTTCCACCCCTACCACAGCAAGGCGGCCTACAAGCAGAATAAAGACAACTTGGAAgtggagaggagcagcagcaagCCAGAGGAATGCGACCTGAAAGGAAAGAAGGGAGCAGGATCGGCCCCTGGGTCACCTACGCAGGCCAGGCCGGGTCGCAGCGccaaacacagcaacaacaagacTAGAATAGACGATCTGAAGATATGA
- the LOC109996454 gene encoding gap junction beta-1 protein: protein MNWGSFYAVISGVNRHSTGIGRVWLSVIFIFRILVLVVAAESVWGDEKSGFTCNTQQPGCNSVCYDQFFPISHIRLWALQLILVSTPALLVAMHVAHRRHIDKKLMKRAGRSSPKELEQIKNQKFQIIGALWWTYMISIIFRIIFEVAFLYIFYSIYPDFKMFRLVKCDSYPCPNTVDCFVSRPTEKTIFTVFMLAVSGVCVLLNVAEVLYLIGRACKRCLGGSEDESKGAWISQRLSSHRQNEINQLIADHSLKSKFTVTKKSPTEKGERCSAF, encoded by the coding sequence ATGAACTGGGGATCCTTTTATGCCGTGATCAGCGGCGTAAACAGGCACTCTACGGGCATCGGACGTGTTTGGCTTTCCGTCATCTTCATCTTCCGTATACTGGTCCTGGTGGTCGCAGCTGAGAGTGTTTGGGGAGACGAGAAGTCCGGCTTCACCTGCAACACCCAGCAACCCGGCTGCAACAGCGTCTGTTACGACCAGTTTTTCCCCATTTCGCACATCCGCCTGTGGGCTCTCCAGCTCATCCTGGTCTCCACCCCCGCCCTGCTGGTGGCCATGCATGTTGCCCACCGACGCCACATCGACAAGAAGCTCATGAAGAGGGCTGGACGCAGCAGCCCCAAGGAGCTTGAACAAATCAAGAACCAGAAGTTTCAGATCATCGGAGCGCTGTGGTGGACTTACATGATCAGTATTATCTTCAGAATCATCTTCGAGGTGGCTTTCCTCTACATCTTCTACTCCATCTACCCTGACTTTAAGATGTTCCGTTTGGTGAAGTGTGACTCGTACCCGTGCCCCAACACGGTGGACTGTTTTGTGTCTCGACCAACAGAAAAGACCATTTTCACTGTGTTCATGCTGGCAGTGTCTGGGGTGTGTGTGCTGCTAAATGTGGCAGAGGTGCTGTACCTCATAGGCAGGGCCTGCAAACGCTGCTTAGGAGGCTCGGAGGATGAGTCCAAGGGAGCCTGGATAAGTCAAAGATTGTCTTCTCACAGGCAAAATGAAATCAATCAGCTGATAGCAGACCATTCTCTCAAGTCCAAGTTCACTGTGACCAAAAAGAGCCCGACTGAGAAGGGTGAAAGGTGTTCTGCTTTCTGA
- the LOC109996476 gene encoding KH domain-containing protein akap-1, with translation MSDNNATDGAGSGTSIKVEVRRLDYGDTACLSLLNIKELTPDMTALPLQAGQVSLSNVTPLNGSDWSEEAVGWFQAMVHNRTLYARLYPQGPKVTVELFLEKGKLGAMRRGASLSLRLAQNGHAKHTKMKNVASLRKSAAQMKMKKQDSEWEKYLISCYTQNKN, from the exons ATGTCAGATAATAATGCCACTGATGGTGCTGGGAGTGGGACATCCATCAAGGTGGAGGTGAGGCGGCTGGACTATGGTGACACTGCTTGCCTGTCACTGTTGAACATCAAGGAGCTGACCCCAGATATGACTGCGCTACCACTTCAGGCTGGACAGGTCTCACTTTCAAAT GTGACGCCTTTGAATGGGAGTGATTGGTCGGAGGAAGCGGTGGGCTGGTTCCAAGCAATGGTTCACAACAGGACGCTTTATGCCAGGCTCTACCCACAGGGGCCCAAAGTCACAGTCGAGCTGTTCCTGGAAAAAGGAAAGCTTGGGGCTATGAG GAGGGGAGCATCGTTGTCTCTGCGGCTGGCCCAGAACGGACAtgcaaaacatacaaaaatgaaaaacgtTGCCTCATTGAGAAAAA GCGCAgctcaaatgaaaatgaagaaacaGGACTCTGAGTGGGAGAAATACCTCATCTCATGCTACACTCAAAACAAGAATTAA
- the LOC136176969 gene encoding uncharacterized protein, whose amino-acid sequence MTPVETPQQQVVLSKPSVITQKVQLTYKLFLLENARNTLQQELNNFTNKAYEEVQGFLNSSIPTSVFSDLSMTLDSKCRAVDKLSASLKDLTFKSQVCGKSGGTTDQLKRFKNRGIKKTDVLKFGPMLQNSFMASSIAKAVQVLGDTLSLQQFKHFLISQPAAVQQDDMICSVSSSDNSTVADASSSSNLKAEEKEKAVVFEEKQSPDAVILAPAAIQSPQISAERLPLLLPPIQAVLPEISNSKPMKTTRLMSWGCEEDVQVQHRKQTSSQLLHFLRAKGKNMGALEVTVMEWRKSMSASSSPLSMSPTIKTQSYQFRQVVADELINALAPKSLLTDIDDHAPVFRVKRVESSGSLTYTCVIATKTELWDIGDIFTGLGQGGSDIQPFKNENCGGIMSQVEASFVNIDLKTQTDNCTEPERERNPNAVRRPAINGTPMPEFQTRRFEETEVVVSHIVSPGNFYIQHADCITKLQALITDSWKASSSYAEQNFIPDIGTRVMGWFPKQEQWCRAQVTKICGVSGGGSSFVFCVFFCFFF is encoded by the exons ATGACTCCTGTGGAGACTCCTCAGCAGCAGGTGGTCCTCAGCAAGCCATCTGTTATCACACAAAAAGTGCAGTTAACATACAAGCTGTTTTTGCTGGAAAACGCCCGGAATACACTACAACAAGAACTGAACAACTTCACCAACAAG GCCTATGAAGAAGTTCAAGGTTTCCTGAATTCATCTATTCCCACCAGTGTTTTCAGTGATCTTTCAATGACTTTGGATTCAAAATGCCGAGCTGTTGACAAGCTCTCGGCTTCATTAAAGGATCTCACATTCA aGTCACAAGTTTGTGGCAAGAGTGGTGGAACAACAGACCAACTGAAGCGATTCAAAAACAGAGGGATCAAAAAGACAGATGTTCTGAAGTTTGGGCCCATGTTGCAGAACTCGTTCATGGCCAGCTCCATAGCCAAAGCAGTCCAGGTGCTTGGAGACACACTGTCCCTGCAGCAGTTCAAACATTTCCTCATTTCCCAGCCTGCTGCGGTCCAGCAGGATGACATGATATGCAGCGTGTCGTCCAGCGATAACAGCACAGTTGCGGATGCAAGTTCATCATCTAACttgaaagcagaagaaaaagaaaaagcagttgTTTTTGAGGAGAAACAGTCACCAGATGCTGTGATTCTTGCACCTGCTGCTATACAGAGTCCCCAGATTAGCGCTGAGAGACTGCCCCTACTACTACCTCCCATACAGGCTGTTCTCCCAGAGATCAGTAACTCTAAACCAATGAAAACAACACGGCTAATGAGCTGGGGATGTGAGGAAGATGTCCAGGTGCAACACCgaaaacaaacatcctctcagCTGCTGCACTTCCTCAGAGCCAAAGGTAAAAACATGGGTGCACTAGAGGTCACAGTCATGGAGTGGAGGAAAAGCATGAGCGCTTCAAGTTCGCCGCTGTCGATGTCGCCtacaatcaaaacacaaagctACCAATTCAGACAGGTTGTGGCAGATGAGCTGATCAATGCACTGGCTCCAAAATCGCTGCTCACAGACATTGATGACCATGCACCAGTCTTCAGAGTGAAGAGAGTGGAGTCAAGTGGCTCTCTGACCTACACTTGTGTGATTGCAACAAAGACTGAATTGTGGGATATCGGCGACATCTTCACAGGGCTGGGACAGGGGGGCTCTGACATTCAaccctttaaaaatgaaaattgtGGAGGTATAATGTCCCAGGTGGAGGCTTCCTTTGTTAACATTGATTTGAAAACCCAGACTGACAATTGCACAGAACCTGAACGTGAGAGAAATCCTAATGCTGTAAGAAGGCCAGCCATCAACGGTACTCCAATGCCTGAATTCCAGACACGGAGATTTGAAGAGACTGAAGTTGTGGTGTCTCATATTGTCAGCCCAGGCAACTTCTACATCCAACATGCTGACTGCATCACAAAGCTGCAGGCCCTTATCACAGA CAGCTGGAAAGCAAGTAGTTCATATGCCGAGCAGAACTTCATTCCAGACATTGGAACTCGGGTAATGGGCTGGTTCCCTAAGCAGGAACAATGGTGCAGGGCTCAGGTGACCAAGATATGTGGTGTGAGTGGAGGTGGGtccagttttgtgttttgtgtttttttttgtttttttttttaa